In Arthrobacter sp. CDRTa11, one DNA window encodes the following:
- a CDS encoding aldehyde dehydrogenase (NADP(+)) — protein MTLNGHSLIAGHSVAGTDGTSFGINPATNEALEPPYTLVSEDQLKTASDAATDAFESFRNLPPERHALFLESIADNIQAIGDELIDRASAETGLGTERLRGERARTVGQLRLFANVVRQGDFRGVRIDPALPGRTPLPRADIRLREIPLGPVAVFGASNFPLAFSVAGGDTASALAAGCPVIVKAHNAHPGTSELVGHAISRAIRDLDLHPGVFSLVYGSGASIGQALAADPAIKAIGFTGSRAGGTALMRTAAARPEPIPVYAEMSSINPVYVLPGALGGDVDALARGYVASVTGSSGQLCTSPGLLFVPSGEAGDRLAASIETVIAEQAGQTMLSPGIAMSWQQGHDSLDAVADVELIGRGLVGSTANAPAPAVFGADLDVFMANKVLHEEIFGAASLIVRYKGVEDLLEATIKLEGQLTASVHATEGDYASVATLIPVLEHKVGRIIINGWPTGVEVGHAMVHGGPYPATSDSRTTSVGTLAISRFLRPVSYQNFPEQLLPAALQDSNPWKVNRLVNGEAESQTR, from the coding sequence ATGACACTTAACGGACATTCCCTGATCGCTGGGCATTCTGTCGCCGGCACGGACGGCACGTCCTTCGGTATCAACCCAGCCACGAATGAAGCGCTGGAACCGCCCTACACACTGGTCAGCGAGGATCAGCTTAAGACAGCAAGCGATGCCGCCACGGACGCTTTCGAGTCCTTCCGTAACCTCCCCCCGGAGCGCCACGCCCTGTTTCTGGAAAGCATCGCCGACAACATCCAAGCCATCGGTGACGAGCTAATCGACCGGGCCTCGGCGGAGACGGGGCTGGGAACTGAGCGGTTACGCGGCGAGCGTGCCCGCACCGTGGGCCAGCTGCGTTTGTTCGCGAACGTCGTGCGTCAGGGTGACTTCCGCGGCGTCCGCATCGACCCCGCCCTGCCCGGCCGGACGCCGCTGCCCCGCGCGGACATCAGGCTCCGCGAGATCCCCCTTGGACCCGTCGCTGTGTTCGGTGCCAGCAACTTTCCCTTGGCCTTCTCGGTCGCAGGCGGGGACACCGCCTCGGCCTTGGCAGCTGGCTGCCCCGTCATCGTGAAAGCACATAACGCCCACCCAGGTACCTCGGAACTGGTGGGTCACGCAATCAGCCGGGCCATCCGCGACCTGGACCTGCACCCCGGCGTCTTCTCACTGGTCTACGGATCCGGAGCAAGCATCGGCCAGGCGCTGGCCGCCGATCCCGCCATCAAGGCGATCGGCTTCACGGGTTCCCGCGCCGGCGGCACCGCGCTGATGCGTACAGCTGCGGCCCGTCCGGAACCCATCCCCGTCTACGCGGAGATGTCCTCGATCAACCCGGTTTACGTACTGCCTGGCGCCCTCGGCGGCGACGTCGATGCCCTGGCCCGTGGTTACGTCGCCTCGGTCACGGGCAGCTCCGGCCAGCTGTGCACCTCGCCGGGCCTCCTGTTCGTCCCCTCCGGCGAAGCTGGCGATCGGCTTGCGGCCTCCATCGAGACAGTGATCGCCGAACAGGCAGGCCAGACGATGCTCAGCCCCGGAATCGCCATGTCCTGGCAGCAGGGCCATGACTCCCTGGATGCTGTTGCCGACGTCGAACTGATCGGCAGGGGACTAGTCGGCAGCACGGCCAACGCCCCCGCCCCTGCCGTCTTCGGTGCGGACCTTGACGTCTTCATGGCCAACAAGGTCCTGCATGAGGAAATTTTTGGGGCCGCCAGTCTTATAGTGCGCTACAAGGGCGTGGAGGATCTCCTTGAGGCCACCATCAAACTCGAGGGTCAGCTGACTGCCTCCGTCCACGCCACGGAAGGGGACTACGCCTCTGTCGCAACCCTTATTCCTGTACTGGAACACAAGGTGGGCAGGATTATCATCAACGGTTGGCCCACTGGGGTAGAAGTTGGCCACGCCATGGTCCACGGCGGACCGTACCCGGCAACCTCGGACTCGCGGACCACTTCAGTGGGAACACTGGCCATTTCCCGCTTCCTGCGGCCTGTCTCGTACCAGAACTTTCCTGAGCAGTTGCTTCCAGCGGCCCTGCAGGATTCCAACCCGTGGAAGGTAAACCGGCTCGTCAACGGCGAGGCGGAGAGCCAGACGCGCTGA
- a CDS encoding 2-keto-4-pentenoate hydratase, whose protein sequence is MSTTTLEDIAGTLRTARLQGEPIAAPTKTWPDLDADAAFEVQEINVKHAVANGDRLVGYKLGNIAKVMQDAFGLDQPDYGHLLSSVFAYEGTTLERDKFIEPFVELEPAFVLRKHLRGPNTTIADVIDAIEFALPAIEIIDSRVKDWAIGLPDTLADNGSTGAVILGGTPRRITDLNLRDTRGVLRFNDREVIAGTTRNILGNPFAAVAWLVNRLSEYGVGFEPGHVILPGSCLKAVPMREAGRWSGTFEGWGTVEFDVTA, encoded by the coding sequence ATGTCTACCACCACACTCGAGGACATCGCGGGCACGCTCCGCACCGCCCGGCTGCAGGGCGAACCCATCGCAGCACCAACCAAGACGTGGCCGGACCTCGACGCCGATGCCGCGTTCGAGGTTCAGGAGATCAACGTCAAACACGCGGTCGCCAACGGTGACCGACTCGTGGGTTACAAGCTGGGGAACATCGCCAAGGTCATGCAGGACGCCTTTGGTCTCGACCAGCCGGATTACGGGCACCTCCTGTCCAGCGTCTTCGCCTATGAAGGAACGACGCTGGAGCGGGACAAGTTCATCGAACCATTCGTGGAACTTGAGCCTGCGTTCGTGCTGCGTAAACACCTCCGCGGCCCGAACACCACCATCGCCGACGTCATCGATGCAATCGAATTCGCCCTGCCGGCCATTGAAATTATCGACTCGCGCGTCAAGGATTGGGCTATCGGCCTTCCGGACACGCTGGCGGACAACGGTTCCACAGGCGCGGTCATTCTGGGCGGCACCCCTCGCCGCATCACGGATTTGAACCTGCGGGATACCCGCGGAGTTCTGCGGTTCAATGACCGGGAAGTAATTGCCGGAACTACCCGGAACATCCTCGGCAACCCGTTCGCCGCCGTCGCGTGGCTCGTGAACCGCCTGTCCGAGTACGGCGTCGGGTTCGAACCGGGACATGTCATCCTTCCCGGCAGCTGCCTGAAAGCCGTGCCCATGAGGGAAGCCGGCCGCTGGTCGGGCACCTTCGAAGGCTGGGGCACGGTCGAATTTGACGTTACGGCTTGA
- a CDS encoding fumarylacetoacetate hydrolase family protein — translation MRLANISNRLTLINRNSEIIDVSEETGGLFSPRIEECYERWDELLEVAATLGGITGRPLAEIMPEEFGNPAPQPRQVFAIGLNYAAHAAEASLAVPQDLTVFTKFVTSLAGPYGTITLPPGTVDWEVELVVIIGRGGRHIPRERAWGHVAGVSVGQDLSERTMQAAGPAPQYSLAKSFPGFGPIGPLVVTPDEFDDPDNIELGCVLNGKEVQKGRTADMVFPVPEIISRLSRVTPLLPGDVIFTGTPPGVGVGRTPQRFLAPGDELVTYVRGVGEMRHRMKAQR, via the coding sequence ATGCGCCTGGCCAACATCTCCAACCGGCTGACCTTGATAAACCGGAACAGCGAGATCATCGACGTCTCGGAAGAAACCGGTGGGCTCTTCAGTCCCCGCATCGAGGAATGCTACGAGCGATGGGATGAACTCCTGGAAGTCGCTGCAACGCTCGGAGGCATAACCGGAAGGCCTCTGGCTGAGATTATGCCCGAGGAGTTCGGGAATCCTGCGCCGCAGCCGAGGCAGGTCTTTGCGATAGGGCTCAACTATGCCGCTCACGCGGCGGAAGCATCCCTGGCGGTGCCGCAGGATCTTACGGTGTTCACGAAGTTTGTCACCTCGCTGGCGGGACCGTACGGAACCATCACACTCCCGCCCGGGACCGTGGACTGGGAGGTTGAGCTCGTCGTCATTATCGGCCGGGGCGGCCGCCACATTCCCAGGGAGCGGGCGTGGGGGCACGTTGCAGGAGTTTCCGTTGGGCAGGACCTGTCAGAACGCACCATGCAGGCTGCCGGTCCCGCACCCCAGTACAGCCTCGCGAAGTCCTTCCCCGGATTCGGTCCGATCGGCCCGCTGGTGGTGACCCCGGACGAGTTCGATGACCCCGACAATATCGAACTTGGCTGTGTACTAAACGGTAAAGAGGTACAGAAGGGACGTACTGCCGACATGGTCTTTCCGGTTCCCGAGATCATCTCCCGCTTGTCCAGGGTCACTCCGCTGCTGCCAGGAGACGTCATTTTTACAGGCACCCCTCCTGGAGTGGGCGTCGGCCGCACTCCCCAGCGTTTCCTCGCGCCTGGAGACGAACTTGTCACATATGTGCGCGGCGTAGGCGAAATGCGCCACAGGATGAAGGCCCAAAGATGA